A section of the Pseudovibrio sp. M1P-2-3 genome encodes:
- a CDS encoding DNA polymerase III subunit gamma/tau: protein MSTDTKATPYRVLARKYRPSTFDDLYGQEPMVKTLHNSFETGRIAQAWMLTGVRGVGKTTTARILARGLNYEIPGEVDRPTINLTRPGVHCEAIMEGRHVDVIEMDAASHTGIGDIREITEAARYRPANARYKVYIIDEVHMLSNAAFNGLLKTLEEPPEHVKFIFATTEIRKVPVTVLSRCQRFDLRRIESGTLVKLLGEISQKEGIEISQEALSLIARAGEGSARDSLSLLDQAIAHGAGGINADEVRQMLGLADRARVIDLFEHVMKGDVASALGELKSQYDVGAEPSVVLSDLAEFTHLVTRLKAVPNAGQEASVTESERLRGQAFAEKLSMRTLSRTWQILLKGINEVQTSPKPLPAAEMVLVRLCYNSDLPDPEEALKLLKSGAFNGMAPATSGGGAPQGGTAPKASMPNGDGPRLQAVAGGRSQPQTLAVSTPQPQAQQEEAEKVRLRSWQEVADYAAKMRDIPIKVVIERNLRLVNFQPGRIEVQPTSEAPADATGELGRKLTEWTGRRWIVSISREQGRPTLFEEKEANKQQLVSAAHSTPEVSAIMEAFPGAKVVDVRVMKTEENKFPEDPTAFTPEELNDWGSEL, encoded by the coding sequence GTGTCTACTGACACAAAAGCCACGCCTTACCGTGTTCTTGCACGTAAGTATCGCCCCAGCACGTTTGATGACCTCTACGGCCAAGAGCCCATGGTCAAAACGCTGCACAACTCCTTTGAAACCGGACGAATAGCTCAGGCATGGATGCTGACAGGTGTACGCGGTGTTGGTAAAACCACCACGGCCCGTATTCTGGCGCGCGGTTTGAACTACGAAATTCCCGGAGAAGTTGATCGCCCGACCATCAACCTCACCCGGCCGGGTGTCCACTGTGAGGCCATTATGGAAGGCCGTCATGTGGACGTGATCGAAATGGATGCGGCCTCCCACACCGGTATTGGCGATATTCGCGAAATCACCGAGGCGGCCCGCTATCGTCCAGCCAATGCCCGCTACAAAGTCTATATTATCGATGAAGTGCACATGCTTTCCAACGCGGCCTTTAACGGTCTTTTGAAAACGCTGGAAGAGCCGCCCGAGCATGTAAAATTCATCTTCGCAACAACGGAAATCCGCAAGGTTCCCGTTACAGTTCTCTCACGTTGTCAACGGTTTGACCTACGGCGCATTGAATCCGGCACCCTTGTGAAGCTTCTGGGAGAAATCTCACAAAAAGAAGGAATCGAGATCTCTCAGGAGGCCCTGTCGCTTATTGCCCGCGCTGGTGAAGGTTCTGCCCGCGATTCATTGAGTTTGCTTGATCAGGCCATCGCCCATGGCGCGGGCGGCATCAATGCCGACGAAGTAAGGCAGATGCTTGGCCTTGCCGACAGAGCCCGCGTCATCGACCTGTTTGAACATGTCATGAAGGGCGATGTGGCCAGTGCTCTGGGAGAGTTAAAAAGCCAATACGATGTGGGCGCTGAACCCTCTGTCGTTCTTTCCGACCTTGCAGAGTTCACCCATTTAGTTACACGGCTCAAAGCCGTTCCCAATGCAGGTCAAGAAGCATCGGTCACGGAAAGCGAGCGCCTTCGCGGCCAAGCTTTTGCCGAGAAGCTCTCCATGCGAACCCTATCACGCACGTGGCAAATTCTTCTGAAAGGGATCAACGAGGTACAAACCTCACCCAAACCCCTGCCCGCTGCGGAAATGGTTCTTGTTCGTCTTTGCTACAACTCAGACCTGCCAGACCCGGAAGAAGCGCTAAAGCTCCTCAAATCCGGCGCATTCAATGGTATGGCCCCGGCAACCTCTGGCGGTGGTGCACCACAAGGCGGTACGGCACCCAAAGCCTCCATGCCAAATGGAGACGGGCCTCGCCTGCAAGCCGTTGCTGGCGGGCGCAGCCAGCCCCAAACCCTAGCAGTTTCAACACCTCAACCACAAGCCCAGCAGGAAGAGGCCGAGAAAGTCCGCCTGAGAAGCTGGCAGGAAGTTGCTGACTACGCCGCTAAAATGCGGGACATTCCCATAAAAGTGGTTATCGAGCGCAACCTAAGGCTGGTGAATTTCCAACCGGGACGTATCGAGGTTCAGCCAACATCTGAAGCTCCAGCAGACGCGACTGGAGAGCTGGGACGAAAACTCACGGAATGGACAGGAAGACGCTGGATTGTCTCCATCAGCCGCGAGCAAGGGCGACCAACACTCTTTGAAGAGAAAGAAGCCAATAAACAACAGCTGGTTTCCGCTGCCCACTCAACACCAGAAGTTTCCGCCATCATGGAAGCCTTCCCCGGCGCGAAAGTGGTCGATGTTCGTGTTATGAAGACTGAAGAGAACAAATTTCCCGAAGACCCAACCGCTTTTACACCAGAAGAGCTGAATGATTGGGGCAGTGAACTTTAA
- a CDS encoding GNAT family N-acetyltransferase, translated as MCQISITQATPSQYDEITQVWERSVRASHAFLSEDDITELKPLVRNHYLASVKLYCAQDSHTSIVGFLGVFEQKIEMLFVDAECRGKRTGSRLLKFAIEVLGANCVDVNEQNTQAVTFYLQNGFKQVGRSPLDGLGKPFPLLHLEITDTL; from the coding sequence ATGTGTCAGATTTCAATCACTCAGGCCACCCCTTCACAATATGATGAGATTACCCAAGTGTGGGAACGATCGGTTCGGGCAAGCCATGCCTTCTTGAGCGAAGATGACATTACCGAATTGAAACCACTCGTTCGAAATCATTATCTGGCATCAGTCAAGCTTTATTGTGCGCAGGATTCCCACACCTCCATCGTTGGCTTTCTCGGTGTTTTCGAGCAAAAAATCGAAATGCTGTTTGTTGACGCTGAGTGCAGAGGTAAAAGAACAGGTTCACGCCTCCTCAAGTTTGCCATTGAGGTACTGGGTGCGAATTGTGTCGATGTGAACGAACAAAATACACAGGCAGTTACCTTCTACTTACAAAACGGATTCAAGCAAGTTGGACGTTCGCCATTAGACGGCCTAGGAAAGCCTTTCCCATTGCTTCATTTGGAAATTACTGACACACTCTAG
- a CDS encoding septation protein A: MELEHAPNEKGHKEISPLLKLALELGPLLIFFAANSKGERIIEMFPALSVVGQPIFLATAAFMVAIVISLGVSYSLTRQLPIMPLVSGIIVLVFGGLTLYLQNDTFIKMKPTIVNALFGSILLGGLFFGRSLLGYVFDSAFKLDAKGWYKLTLRWGIFFFVLAIINEVVWRNFSSDFWVNFKVFGVMPITMVFTILQLPLIQKHSLSENN; encoded by the coding sequence ATGGAACTTGAGCACGCGCCGAACGAAAAGGGGCATAAGGAAATTAGTCCGCTCTTGAAGTTGGCACTAGAGCTGGGACCTCTCCTCATTTTCTTTGCCGCAAACTCGAAGGGGGAACGGATTATCGAAATGTTCCCGGCCCTGTCAGTCGTGGGGCAACCGATTTTTCTGGCGACAGCGGCCTTTATGGTGGCCATTGTCATTTCATTAGGGGTTTCCTATTCCCTGACGCGGCAGTTGCCAATCATGCCGCTGGTTTCCGGTATCATAGTTCTGGTTTTTGGTGGGCTCACGCTTTACCTGCAAAATGACACCTTCATCAAAATGAAGCCCACAATTGTTAATGCGTTGTTTGGCAGTATACTTTTGGGAGGCCTGTTTTTTGGTCGTTCCCTGCTTGGCTACGTGTTCGACAGCGCTTTCAAGCTGGATGCTAAAGGCTGGTATAAACTAACCCTACGCTGGGGAATCTTCTTTTTCGTTCTGGCTATCATAAATGAAGTTGTCTGGAGAAACTTCTCCTCGGACTTTTGGGTCAACTTCAAGGTCTTTGGCGTGATGCCAATCACGATGGTCTTC
- the recR gene encoding recombination mediator RecR yields the protein MSTRKVAGPEIERLIQLLSKLPGLGPRSARRAALHLIQKKEQLLKPMAEAMGVAVEQVGICSECGSVDTSDPCTICSDPRRDPSTIVVVEDVSDLWALERASAVSGHYHVLGGTLSPLDGIGPDDLNIPKLIERIEVGDISEVILAVNATVEGQATAHYITDNLSSFETLKITRLAHGVPVGGELDYLDEGTLTQALRARTKF from the coding sequence ATGAGCACCCGCAAAGTCGCCGGACCCGAAATCGAGCGTTTAATCCAGCTCCTTTCCAAGCTCCCGGGCCTAGGACCACGGTCCGCAAGACGGGCAGCCCTTCACCTGATTCAGAAAAAAGAGCAGTTGCTTAAGCCTATGGCGGAGGCCATGGGGGTTGCTGTGGAGCAAGTGGGCATCTGCTCTGAGTGTGGTTCAGTTGATACGTCCGACCCGTGCACAATCTGCTCAGATCCAAGACGGGACCCGTCGACCATCGTTGTGGTTGAAGATGTCTCTGATTTATGGGCTCTAGAACGGGCTTCAGCCGTGAGCGGTCACTATCACGTACTGGGCGGGACATTGTCGCCACTGGATGGAATAGGTCCTGATGACTTGAACATACCCAAGCTCATAGAGCGTATCGAGGTCGGCGACATCAGCGAAGTCATTCTCGCGGTCAATGCCACCGTGGAAGGCCAAGCGACAGCCCATTACATCACCGATAACCTGTCTTCCTTTGAGACACTGAAGATTACACGGCTTGCCCATGGGGTTCCTGTAGGTGGGGAACTGGATTATCTGGATGAAGGCACTTTGACCCAGGCCCTGCGCGCCCGAACAAAATTCTAA
- a CDS encoding YbaB/EbfC family nucleoid-associated protein yields the protein MDFLKMMKQAKQMQEKMGTLQDTVNELSVEGTSAAGQVTITLNGKGEMTSLKLDPSLINADEVEILEDLILAAHNDAKAKGEVLVQEKTKELMSGMGLPAGMKLPF from the coding sequence ATGGACTTTTTGAAGATGATGAAGCAAGCCAAACAGATGCAGGAAAAAATGGGCACCCTGCAAGATACTGTTAATGAGCTTTCTGTCGAAGGAACATCTGCTGCTGGTCAGGTAACCATCACATTGAACGGTAAAGGTGAGATGACCTCCCTCAAGCTGGATCCATCCCTCATCAACGCCGATGAAGTAGAAATCCTTGAAGACTTGATTTTGGCCGCTCACAACGATGCAAAAGCCAAGGGAGAGGTTCTGGTTCAGGAAAAAACCAAGGAACTCATGTCCGGTATGGGCCTGCCAGCAGGCATGAAACTGCCATTTTAA